A DNA window from Mycolicibacter terrae contains the following coding sequences:
- a CDS encoding FtsK/SpoIIIE family DNA translocase translates to MASKTASGTGTRSGTRTSRSKAGSRANSRPSRGTAARRKPAPRRQRSGLAGAGLACGRAARAGWLMVAKAAGGTARSVGRAHDIDPGHRRDGIALALLGLAVVTAASCWLDAARPVGAWIDTGLRTVIGAAVVLLPVLAGVGAVLLMRTEPDPENRPRLILGSAMVALPILGLWHLWAGSPQTPDGRLHGAGFVGFAIGGPLADGLTAWIAAPLLCIGVLFGVLLLTGITLREAPEALRDLFTARGYEDDYYYDDDGYGDGYDDGDDVGYDDERDAVAEDIPDWQSRTPLDNYPVDEAPTAAPPPAKPARRKQPKAAKPTDTTVVLDRVVEGPYTLPPLTLLLAGDPPKKRTAANEAMADAITSVLEQFKVDAAVTGCTRGPTVTRYEVELGPGVKVEKITALQRNIAYAVATESVRMLAPIPGKSAVGIEVPNTDRELVRLADVLTAPSTRRDHHPLVIGLGKDIEGDFISANLAKMPHLLVAGSTGSGKSSFVNSMLVSLLARATPEEVRMILIDPKMVELTPYEGIPHLITPIITAPKKAAAALAWLVEEMEQRYQDMQASRVRHIDDFNEKVRSGAITTPLGSERVYRPYPYIVAIVDELADLMMTAPRDVEDAIVRITQKARAAGIHLVLATQRPSVDVVTGLIKTNVPSRLAFATSSLTDSRVILDQAGAEKLIGMGDGLFLPMGANKPIRLQGAFISDEEIHAVVTAAKEQAEPEYTEGVTAAKPSGERTDVDPDIGDDMEVFLQAVELVVSSQFGSTSMLQRKLRVGFAKAGRLMDLMETRSIVGPSEGSKARQVLVKPDELAATLMAIRGGGEPDDVEDADD, encoded by the coding sequence ATGGCTAGTAAGACGGCTAGTGGGACCGGGACTCGATCGGGAACGCGAACTAGCAGGTCAAAGGCTGGTTCGCGGGCAAATTCACGGCCGTCCCGTGGCACGGCGGCCCGGCGCAAACCGGCACCGCGCCGGCAACGCTCGGGGCTGGCCGGGGCCGGGCTGGCCTGCGGACGGGCCGCCAGGGCGGGCTGGCTGATGGTCGCCAAGGCCGCCGGCGGCACCGCACGGTCCGTCGGCCGCGCCCACGACATCGACCCGGGCCATCGCCGGGACGGCATCGCGCTGGCCCTGTTGGGCCTGGCGGTCGTCACCGCCGCAAGTTGCTGGCTGGACGCCGCGCGGCCGGTCGGGGCATGGATCGACACCGGCCTGCGCACCGTGATCGGCGCGGCGGTGGTCCTGCTTCCGGTGCTCGCCGGCGTCGGCGCCGTCCTGCTGATGCGCACCGAACCCGACCCGGAGAATCGGCCCCGGCTGATCCTGGGATCGGCGATGGTCGCGCTGCCGATCCTGGGCCTGTGGCATCTGTGGGCCGGCTCGCCGCAGACCCCGGATGGCCGCCTGCACGGCGCCGGCTTCGTCGGGTTCGCGATCGGTGGGCCGCTCGCCGACGGGCTGACGGCGTGGATCGCCGCGCCGCTGTTGTGCATCGGCGTGCTGTTCGGAGTGCTGCTGCTGACCGGGATCACGCTGCGCGAAGCGCCCGAGGCGCTGCGTGATCTGTTCACCGCGCGCGGCTACGAGGACGACTACTACTACGACGACGACGGCTATGGTGACGGCTACGACGACGGTGATGACGTCGGCTATGACGATGAGCGCGACGCCGTCGCCGAGGACATCCCCGACTGGCAGTCGCGCACCCCGCTGGACAACTATCCGGTCGACGAGGCCCCCACCGCGGCACCGCCCCCGGCCAAGCCCGCCCGTCGCAAGCAACCCAAGGCGGCCAAGCCCACAGACACCACCGTGGTACTGGACCGGGTGGTGGAGGGTCCCTACACGCTGCCGCCGCTGACCCTGCTGCTGGCCGGCGATCCACCGAAGAAGCGCACCGCCGCCAACGAGGCGATGGCCGATGCGATCACGTCGGTGCTCGAGCAGTTCAAGGTCGACGCCGCGGTCACCGGCTGCACCAGGGGGCCCACCGTCACCCGCTACGAGGTGGAACTGGGCCCCGGGGTCAAGGTCGAGAAGATCACCGCGTTGCAGCGCAACATCGCCTACGCGGTGGCCACCGAAAGCGTGCGGATGCTGGCGCCGATCCCGGGCAAGTCCGCCGTGGGCATCGAGGTGCCCAACACCGATCGCGAGCTGGTGCGGCTGGCCGACGTGCTGACCGCGCCGTCCACCCGCCGTGATCACCATCCGCTGGTGATCGGGCTGGGCAAGGACATCGAAGGCGACTTCATCAGCGCCAACTTGGCCAAGATGCCGCACCTGCTGGTGGCCGGCTCCACCGGCTCGGGCAAGTCCAGCTTCGTCAACTCGATGCTGGTGTCACTGCTGGCCCGCGCCACGCCGGAGGAGGTCAGGATGATCCTGATCGACCCGAAGATGGTGGAACTGACGCCGTACGAGGGCATTCCGCACCTGATCACCCCGATCATCACCGCGCCCAAGAAAGCCGCCGCCGCGCTGGCCTGGCTGGTCGAGGAGATGGAGCAGCGCTACCAGGACATGCAGGCGTCCCGGGTGCGCCACATCGACGACTTCAACGAGAAGGTGCGATCCGGCGCCATCACCACGCCGCTGGGCAGCGAGCGGGTGTACCGGCCCTACCCCTACATCGTCGCGATCGTCGACGAGCTCGCCGACCTGATGATGACCGCGCCGCGCGATGTCGAGGACGCGATCGTGCGGATCACCCAGAAGGCCCGGGCCGCCGGCATCCACCTGGTCCTGGCCACGCAGCGCCCGTCGGTGGACGTCGTCACCGGCCTGATCAAGACCAATGTGCCGTCCCGGCTGGCATTCGCCACCTCGTCGCTGACCGACTCGCGGGTGATCCTCGACCAGGCGGGCGCCGAGAAGCTGATCGGTATGGGCGACGGCCTGTTCCTGCCGATGGGCGCCAACAAGCCGATCCGGCTGCAGGGCGCGTTCATCTCCGACGAGGAGATCCACGCCGTCGTCACCGCGGCCAAGGAGCAGGCCGAGCCCGAATACACCGAGGGCGTCACCGCGGCCAAGCCGAGCGGCGAACGCACCGACGTCGATCCCGACATCGGTGACGACATGGAGGTCTTCCTGCAGGCTGTCGAGCTGGTGGTGTCCAGCCAGTTCGGCTCGACCTCGATGCTGCAGCGCAAGCTGCGGGTCGGCTTCGCCAAGGCGGGCCGGCTGATGGACCTGATGGAGACCCGCAGCATCGTCGGCCCGTCCGAGGGGTCCAAGGCCCGCCAGGTGCTGGTCAAGCCCGATGAGCTGGCCGCCACCCTGATGGCCATCCGCGGTGGCGGCGAGCCGGATGACGTTGAGGACGCCGACGATTAG
- a CDS encoding wax ester/triacylglycerol synthase family O-acyltransferase, protein MTEHLTPLDTSLLHVEDTDRHTHLGIGALAVLDGPIPDHRALMSVLGERIAACPRFAQRLRRRVFDLGAAEWVHDDDFRLDRHVCRVAVPGPGTDAELFAVVAEVMSWPLHRDRPLWEIWVVDGLADGRWALLVKVHPCIADAVATVHILAGLSDEGVAHPTRRDSAACPESSRQRTRWNGALRVATTVAVDAMIGAIKADQTLRGAARFATGLLRPVTPLNGPLTSRRRYTAARVGAAEVEQICRAFDVTVDDVALAAVTESYRNILLRRGEWPQADSLRTLVPIRQAMLLPRLPVDEDDPVVRLRLVHARLAQATVVAERRDAWMAVARAIPAPVTAWTTNLLSRLPQRSVVALAANVAGPDRPLQIMGRQVSAVLPIPPIALRLRTGAAILRYGDSLFFGVLADYDAVADAEELAHGIEAAVHRLLVRSRRPWRRGPVRDRHGLSLVVNV, encoded by the coding sequence GTGACCGAGCACCTGACCCCCCTGGACACCAGCCTGCTGCACGTGGAGGACACCGACCGGCACACGCACCTGGGCATCGGCGCCCTGGCGGTGCTGGACGGTCCGATCCCCGACCACCGAGCCCTGATGTCGGTGCTGGGCGAGCGGATCGCTGCTTGCCCGCGGTTCGCCCAGCGCCTGCGGCGCCGGGTTTTCGACCTCGGGGCCGCCGAGTGGGTGCACGACGATGACTTCCGGCTGGACCGCCATGTCTGCCGCGTCGCGGTACCGGGTCCCGGCACCGACGCCGAGTTGTTCGCCGTGGTCGCTGAGGTGATGTCCTGGCCCCTGCACCGGGACCGGCCGCTGTGGGAGATCTGGGTGGTCGACGGCCTGGCCGATGGCCGCTGGGCGCTGCTGGTCAAGGTGCACCCGTGCATCGCCGACGCGGTCGCCACCGTCCACATCCTGGCCGGACTGTCCGACGAGGGCGTAGCGCACCCCACCAGGCGCGACAGTGCGGCCTGTCCCGAAAGTTCCCGGCAGCGCACCCGGTGGAACGGCGCGCTGCGGGTCGCGACCACGGTCGCCGTCGACGCGATGATCGGGGCGATAAAGGCCGACCAGACGTTGCGGGGCGCGGCGAGATTCGCGACGGGCCTGCTGCGGCCGGTCACCCCGCTCAACGGTCCGTTGACCAGCCGGCGGCGCTACACCGCGGCGCGGGTCGGCGCCGCCGAGGTCGAGCAGATCTGCCGGGCATTCGACGTGACCGTCGACGACGTCGCACTGGCGGCGGTCACCGAGAGCTACCGCAACATCCTGCTCCGCCGCGGCGAGTGGCCACAGGCCGATTCGCTGCGGACCCTGGTGCCGATCCGGCAGGCGATGCTGCTGCCGCGACTGCCGGTCGATGAGGACGACCCGGTGGTCCGGTTACGGCTCGTTCACGCCCGGCTGGCCCAGGCCACCGTCGTCGCCGAGCGCCGCGACGCGTGGATGGCGGTGGCCCGCGCGATCCCGGCCCCGGTCACCGCGTGGACCACCAACCTGCTGTCGCGGCTGCCGCAACGCAGCGTGGTGGCGTTGGCGGCCAATGTCGCCGGCCCGGACCGGCCGCTGCAGATCATGGGACGCCAGGTGTCCGCGGTGCTTCCCATCCCGCCGATCGCTCTGCGATTGCGCACCGGCGCGGCGATCCTGCGCTACGGCGACAGCCTGTTCTTCGGCGTCCTTGCCGACTACGACGCCGTCGCGGACGCCGAGGAGCTGGCGCACGGCATCGAGGCCGCCGTCCACCGCCTGTTGGTCCGCAGCAGGCGGCCCTGGCGCCGGGGGCCGGTCCGGGATCGGCACGGATTGTCGCTGGTGGTCAACGTCTAA
- a CDS encoding DUF421 domain-containing protein, translating to MDWARLFAFDTPPSEIFVRGTVIYIAIYALLRVVLKREAGTNGITDLIVVVLIADAAQNGMAGGYRSISDGILLVGVIIGWSYLLNWMGHRWPGVARVLRPGPLLVIHDGELLHGNMRKEMITEAQVREQARKQGIADLAVVREGRMESDGQFSFLIGSTRRAAGLAVD from the coding sequence GTGGACTGGGCACGACTTTTCGCTTTCGACACACCTCCATCGGAGATCTTTGTCCGCGGAACCGTTATCTACATAGCGATTTACGCGTTGCTGCGGGTGGTGTTGAAACGTGAGGCGGGCACCAACGGCATCACCGATCTGATCGTCGTGGTGTTGATCGCCGACGCGGCGCAGAACGGGATGGCGGGCGGTTACCGGTCGATCAGCGACGGGATCCTGCTGGTCGGGGTGATCATCGGCTGGTCATACCTGCTGAACTGGATGGGACACCGCTGGCCCGGAGTGGCCCGGGTCCTGCGGCCGGGGCCGTTGCTGGTGATTCACGACGGCGAGCTCCTGCACGGAAATATGCGCAAGGAGATGATCACCGAGGCGCAGGTCCGCGAGCAGGCTCGCAAACAGGGGATAGCGGACCTCGCCGTCGTCCGGGAGGGCCGGATGGAATCCGACGGGCAGTTCAGCTTCCTGATCGGCTCGACTCGCCGGGCCGCCGGTCTGGCCGTGGATTAA